taactgtttttggaggtcttctacacttgaatactgggatgaggggacatagtctaacatttagagccagaatgtgcaggagtgaagttaggaaacacttataCATGCAAAGggcgggagaagtttggaacgctcttctgcaaaaggcagccgatgctcgctcaattgtgaatgttaaatctgagattgatagatttctgtaaaccaagggtattaagggatatcgggttaaggcgggtacatggagttaggtcacaggtccaccatgatctcactgaatggtggaacaggcttgaggggctaaatgccactgccacttgctgccacctgatatgcgccaccttctcctgcaagaaagcgggacgtgtgtctgggtgatgtgcctgtcatggttgaatagctgccagtgtgtgtgacctgtgagttgtgggtgggcggcttgcagcagtggtaatgtgtaagggtgagaggaagcatctgattggcagagttgagtactgatggaaagagtttgttggtatgtgggtgatggggggtgtagtggagcagtgggtgcggctagtggtgtagttggtaggagacgccacttaatataggatgtccctccttctgtccacctcttgcaccaaggcctctagtacgtcagcagagaaccttggtgcacgcactctcacaggcctggtacaaaatcagatcagcagattggagggtatgggatttagtagtgcgcaacctttattcaatgttttaacttaGCTCATCGGTTTGTAAAAAAGGGACGGGACTGGCCTCTGTGCTTTATGTGTGCGATCTCTGATTATTTTCATTAAATAACAGGTCAAGTGGTGTGATATCAGGTGCACTGTACATTACAGGTTACTTGGTGTAATACAGAGTGCCCTTTGCATTATAGGTCACATGGTATAGTACAGAAAGCACTTTGTATTACTCGTTACATGGTGtaatacctttaagagattttaagagacatctccctttaagagattgggactccccctgctgatggaaagtgcaaattgcattgaatcctcttctcaacattgatttccaacgctgcttgaaggtaagtcctcaggccggaTGAATGCCTGATCCTGCCCGTGCAAGGGCCATCGGGcacagggtaatagcggatcgcaaTACCCGCACCCAATAATAAGCCTTATCCATTTTTTTCCCCTACAGTGCGCTGTATTACATATGTGACCTGTAATGCACAGTGTTCtacattacaccatggaaccagtAATACAAAGTGCTTTCTGTACTATACCATGTGACCTATAATGCAAAGGGCACTCTGTATTACACCAAGTAACCTGTAATGTACAGTGCACCTGATATCACACCACTTGACCTGTAATACACAGTGTACGCTATTAAACGATGTTATCTGCAATTCACAGTGGACCTGTAATACACAGTGCACAGTATCACATTATGTAACATGTAATACACAGTGTACTATGTATTATACTATGTAACCTGTAATGCATGCTGTGCTTTGTACTGCGCTCTGTAACTTGTAACGCATGCTTTACTGTGCAGTGCACTATGTGAACTGTAATGGACAATGCACTCTGTACTACACCATGTAACCTGATGTCCAGAATGAATGATACACTGACAATCTTTGTAGTGATAGCACTACAAAGAGTGTCAGTGTATCATTCATTCTGGACACCTCTGTCATTATTCATTGATTCTGGACACCTCCGTAATTATTCATTGATTCTGGACGCCTCTGTAATTAAATCCTTCAAAAAGTACTGGAATGAATCTGTGGCAGGACTATTTGTACAGTAAATAATTGCAGATATTGTGGATTTCTGCAAACAGTCCTGAAGAACAGCCTATGTAAAAATACAGCAGACAATGCGGGTAACGAAATGAACGAACAAGTGAATTGTTACCTGTCTCACAGGGCCCCTTGTGTGTAACGCTGAGATTGCTGCGtctgttcctgtgaagcacttccTTGAATCTGCAGATGTTGTTGTATGTCTTTCCGTTCGATCCGCACACGCTCTCCTGGGATCGGCACATGCACTGGGGTTCTGGGATCTCCCCGAAGAAGGCGGGGTCAGCATCCAGCCGGCACTCCAACTCTTCTCCGCACCTCCCGTAGAAGTGGCTGGTGTTGTCCAGGTCGCAGATCTGTCCCTCGGCGTTGCCGCACTCGGGGCAGCAGTCGCACCCGTCCAGCACCGTCCCGGCCGTGCACCCCGGCGGGTCGGGGCACAGCTCTGGCCGGCAGACCCCGCAGCCGTCCCCTTCCCTCAGCAGCCGCAGCCAGCCCCTGTGGTAAAGGCTGGGGGGACCTTGTGCTACTTGCGCCAAGAGGAGCATCAGCGCAGCGGAGAACAGGGAATTCATCGCGAGGCCGCAGTGTGAGGGAGTCAAGGTCCGATTTTTCTTGGGTCACGGCCAAGCTCCAGATACTTTCATTCTTTAAAAGGAAAAGGGGCTTGAaacgacaaaaaaaaacaaatgattcTCGAATACAGTCCTCGCAGTTTGAGTGATCACCGCCCCAAGTGCATTGAAAGAGGGAAGTCAAACTGATGAAATAAGATCCACTCAACACTACTTTAAGACGAGATACGGGGCCATTCTCACACCCACCTGACAGCTTTGTGAAGAGGTCGTTTGCACTCGACACAAAGCTGAGGGAAATTGGCCCAGCACCGGCGTTAATTCTCAGACGGACTCTGAGGAGCAGGAGAGCCCTGACCGGGGACTGAGCACGGAGGAGAGTCTGCCTCTCTGTGGCAGAACTTTCCCCTTTTGTTTTGCTCTCAGTTATAAAGCACTGTCTGCCTGCCAAATCCCTCTCGCACTCCACACACACGCGCAGCAAGCTCACACCCTGTCGCAGAAAAATAACTTGCAGCCAAGGCAGAGCTGCTAGATGGAATTTGCTGAGATACAAATGTAGAATTTTCTTTGGTTTTACACAGATGGAATTCCTGGGCCTTGATTTGTCAACAAGAATTATCCAGTAACCTTTAAAAGGGGCACTGACGTCTGGTTTTATAATAAGTGGAGTGGATGATTATGTAATGACCTCACTGTGTCACCATgggcaatttatttatttttttgctcaATTTAAACAAATGACTTTTGTTTGTCTTCtccataattttttaaaaaacttttatagTTGTGAATTTTGAGCTCGCTGAAGGCTAAAGGATTTGCCATTGAGGGGTTAAAAGTCGCGCTGGGCCCCGACTCCACTAGGTGTGTCAAGGAGGTTCGAGCATGTGGAGCGATTCCCGTCCAATCTGACCCCCCCCGATCGGCGCTTGGCCCTGAAACCTCCCTCGGGAACctccgcctcacaacttgagccactCGAGGAGATTTTCCCTCGGAAATCCCCTCCGTGCCATTCCACCCTGCGCGGAGGGGTTTTCTGTACGGGCTgcccctgcacactctccacttcctcgccctcgtcttccATCTGGGCACGCCTTGGTATACCGCCTTGCCGTCTGGTGGAGGCGGGGGACACCAAAGGAGGGTTCTCTCCGTGCAGGAGTCCTCCCCTGCACCATTGGGGATTTGGGCTGGAGAGTGTTGCATGGAGCAGTACCGACTAATAGGTTTTTAAGCCACTCCGCAGACTTCCAGGCCACCTGTGACCTGTGCAGCCTGAATGAGTCCATGAATCACACGTACGTGGAGTGGGAAAGGTTGCAGCCTTggttccattatttgaaggggctgctcctcgacctctggctgcatttcagtcccacagtcctgatctttggccacctggagaggagggggggggggcgggggtcgcgCGGGCAAGTCGGGGGACCTCTTCATGGGTCTCCTCTTGGGCCTGGTCAAGGTGACCCTCCGCAGGTCCAGGTCGGACCCGGCCCATGGgggtcgctctggctgcctgccccTCTCCTGCCTTGTCTGCGCCAGGGTGGCTCTGGAGAAGGAGCACACCGTGTCAGCTGGTACACCTGAGGCTTtgtgcgaccggtgggcaccgcaaggACTGAAGTGTATATTTGATAATATTAACAACATTAtgatttaatttgataagtttcctttgtccTTCTTTACGATTTGGGTTTCATTAGCTGTGCCCCTTAAAAAAAAAGAGGCTATAAAACCTTTCGCCCTTGTCACTAGGTGTCAGCGTCAAGCATTTCCAGGTCAGCCTCTGACCCAATTCCAGAATGCATCTTCCCtccttaccaactgcaccatctGAAATTTTCCACTTCCCACGACTGCTGAATTATGGACAGTTTTCTGCTGTGGATCCCAGCCCATTGGGACTGCCCCGAAACTCATTCCACGGAGGACCCTTCCAGCCCACCGACTCATCCCATTATGTCTGGGCTGGACTCGAGCCCAGGACCAGAAGTTAAATGGCCATTGTGCCCAACCCACTATCCCAcccaatcaccaccaccacccccccacccctccctgaaaCCTTTTAATTATAATCTTCCAACAGAATAATTGAACGTATTgtgcaattattttaaatgagGATAGTTGAGACCCAAGAGGAGGTGTGACCAACCGCCAAGTAAATAGCCTTAAATACTTTGGAGCACACAGATAATAATGTAATCCTGCAATAGGAACAGACAAAGGAATAGTTTCAAAGAAGGTTAAAATTAgttgagagaggggaaaatctgCCAGGGCCCCCGATCCTGATAGTTCCCCTGGCTGGAATGTATGTGTGTGCGAATGTTGGGTGAGGCCAGAATCGAGCTCAAATTTGAGGCCCcctccccatggttgaatagcctgcaacGCCCACTGTGTAGGGGTTTAACTAATTAAATGGATTTTCCTCACACAGTAAGTCCAAAACTAGTGATGTGGCGGGGGACGGGGTCGGGGCGGAGCGGGGGGGAAGCAAATGGGTGGAATCAGGGCTCGAGCTCTGACATCTGCTTTGCTGCccagctcagaagatcaggactCTTCCCATCgtcacccctcctcctccagaccctaCTCCAGTTTCAGAGTCCACCCTCCACCACAGGAAGCCTGGCAGAAGatacttttaaaattcattcctgggatgtgggcgtcgctggcaaggctggcatttagtgcccatccctagttgccctgagaaggtggggtgggctTTCTTCTAGAAACACCACAGTACGTGTAgcagtagcagtttgatacaactgagtggcttgctagggaaGTAAAGAGTCAACCAATGTCGGTGTgaggctggagtcacatattggcccagaccgggtaaggacggcaggtttccttccttaaagaacGTTAGTaaaacagttgggtttttacaacaatccgacagcttcatggtcacttttttttactgataccagctttttatttccagctttttaaaaaaaaaagtgaattcaAAATCTCAAGCTGCAATGATGGGATTTAAACTTTCATTCGCTTGATTATttgtccaagcctctggattattagtccggtaacataaccactacactaacgTACCGACCAAGCTGCGCCCCATCCTTGCCATATCAAGCAAAGGAAAGGGGGCAACATACAAAAGGAAAGAGAGAAGCACATCTCAAATACTCCACCATTATAAATAAAGGCAACAGAGCTTTTACACTCTGCGTAAATCCAATTTGACCCGATCACAATTGTATTGAGCAGGGTCCATGTTCGCTGCAGATGAGAATGCAGCtgctttttgaagtacagtctgTGCAGGATCCTAGTGCCACCCCTTCCTTGCTGCTTAACTGGACTTACTATGAGGAAAATTGCATTGAAAATATTTAATTTCTTAACAATGGGGCGAGCTATGCAACCACGGTGGGGTGGGTTCAGAGCTGAGCACTGTTCTGTCCTGAGCACAGTTCTGTAATGTCTACACACACATACGTCTCAATAGAAGGAAAGATTGGGAAAGCAGAATAGAAAGCCACGCACCTTTGTCAATCACGGAGTGTAGTCTCTCTTCAATCTCTGAATGGCACCCCATGTGAATCTAACTGAATGGACATGGGAATCTGCAGCCTGTCTAAGCAGGAAAGGTCGGGAGAAAGAACCTAACAACTCTCCTAACAACCAGGCTTGCACGGACTGGCTGTGCAGGCACTCCATGTGCGAGCAGCAAATTAGGACTTGGCAATGATTTACTCAGATCAGGAATTTGCTTATACcagcactgaacacaatccctgcACTTGGCTCCCCATCTGATCTAAGCAAGTTCCCGATGTAAGCACTGTTTAACCGGGTTCCAAGGCTCCCACTGCTTACACACTGGTGGTCGTTCTACTCATGGCATCATCAGAAGTAAAAACACCAGAGGTCACAAAAGTCATAAGATGATCACTGTTTTTGCAAAAGAACTTCAACAAGCATCAGCTTTAAGTAATTTCAGTACATCCCCGTTAGGCAAATGCTCCACATGTTTTAGCTGGCGGATTGCCTGCTTTATTTGCCTGAATGAATAAGTCAACTCCATTATATATTTTCAATTGAATCTCATGGTTCAAACTCTGCCTCCTGCCACAGCATCAGGTCTACCTGTGGGCAGAGGGTCTACCTGTGGGCAGTGGGTCTACCTGTGAGCAGTGGGTCTACCTGTGGGCAGTGGGTTTACCTGTGAGCAGTGGGTTTACCTGTGAGCAGTGGGTCTACCTGTGAGCATTGGGTCTACCTGTGAGCATTGGGTCTGCCTGTAAGCATTGGGTCTACCTGTGGGGAGTGGGTCTACCTGTGAGCATTGGGTCTACCTGTGAGTATTGAATCTACATGTGAGCATTGAATCTAACTGTGGGCAATGAAGCTACGTGTGAGCATTGAATCTACCTGTGGGCAGTGGGTCTACCTGTGGGCAGTGGATCTACCTGTGATATTGAATCTACCTGTGAGCATTGAAGCTACCTGTGGGCAATGGGTCTACCTGTGGGCTATGGTCTACCTGTGAGCAGTGGGTCTACCTGTGGGCAGTGAGTCTACCTGTGAGCAGTGGATCTACCTGTGATATTGAATCTACCTGTGAGCATTGAAGCTACCTGTGGGCAATGGGTCTACCTGTGAGCAGTGGGTCTACCTGTGGGCAGTGGGTCTACCTGTGGGCAGTGGGTCTACCTGTGGGCAGTGGGTCTACCTGTGAGTATTGAATCTACCTGTGAGCATTGAAGCTACCTGTGGGCAGTGGGTCTACCTGTGGGCAGTGGGTCTACCTGTGAGTATTGAATCTACCTGTGAGCATTGAAGCTACCTGTGGTCAATGGTCTACCTGTGGTCAATGGTCTACCTGTGGACAGTGGGTCTACCTGTGAGCAGTGGGTCTACCTGTGGGCAATGGGTCTACCTGTGAGCATCGAATCCACCTGTGAGCATTGAATCTACCTGTGGGCAGTGGGTCTACCTGTGGGCAGTGGGTCTACCTGTGAGCAATGGTTGCTCTCATTTCAGGTTTGAATTGCACCTTCCAGTTTAGTAGGTTTCCATTCATGGCTACCCAATCGTCTGTCTCATCAaatacttccagggcaggtaaagcactggtaagatacagagtaaagctccttctacactgtcccatcaaacactcccagggcagatacagcacaggttagatacagagtaaagctccctttacggtgtcacatcaaacactcccagggcaggtacagcacaggttagatacagagtaaagctccctttacggtgtcacatcaaacacaccctgggcagatacagcacgtgctagatgcagagtaaaactccctttacggtgtcacatcaaacactcacaaGGTAGATACAGCATGGCTAAGATACAAAGTTAAACTCCCTTTAcgttttcccatcaaacactcccagggcaggtacagcacgggttagatacagagtaaagctccctctacactgtcccatcaaatactcctagggcaggtacagcacgggttagatgcagagtaaagctccctctacactgtcccatcaaacactcacaggacaAGTGCAGcgtgagttagatacagagtaaagctccctctacagtctcccatcaaacactcccagggcaggtacagcacatgtagttacatcgagttacatcgtgtctacagcacagaaacaggccattcggcccaacttatctgtgccggctctacaagagcctcctctctccctacttcatctgactctttctccctcatgtctttataTCTAGTTTACCTTAAATTAAtccatgttattcacctcaactactccttgtagtagcgagttccacattcctaccactctctggggaaagaagttttcctgaattcccgattggatttattagtgactatcttatatttatgacctccaattttggactcccccacaagtggaaacattttctctacgtctaccctatcaaaccctttcattatcttaaaggtctctattaggtcacccctcagccttctcttttcgatagGAAAGAGCCCCatcttgttcagcctttcctgatagctatctcctctcagttttggtatcattcttgtgaatctttttgcatcttctccagtgcctctatatcctttctataatatggaggcacagtactccaagtgtggtctaaataaggttctatacaaatttaacacaacttctctgcttttcaattctatccctctggaaatgaaccccagtgcttgttttTAACTT
The Heptranchias perlo isolate sHepPer1 chromosome 14, sHepPer1.hap1, whole genome shotgun sequence genome window above contains:
- the LOC137332606 gene encoding kazal-type serine protease inhibitor domain-containing protein 1-like; amino-acid sequence: MNSLFSAALMLLLAQVAQGPPSLYHRGWLRLLREGDGCGVCRPELCPDPPGCTAGTVLDGCDCCPECGNAEGQICDLDNTSHFYGRCGEELECRLDADPAFFGEIPEPQCMCRSQESVCGSNGKTYNNICRFKEVLHRNRRSNLSVTHKGPCETAPWIATPPRDVGNITGNDIIFGCEVSAYPMALVEWRKKGNDNFLPGDDAHISIQARGGPERYGITGWLQIQGLKKSDEGIYTCYTRNKYGETFASASLSVYDPGSPLAVKMSLHSKDRKYITEEEEDEEDYDDEDEDYKISGDYEY